Proteins encoded within one genomic window of Spirulina major PCC 6313:
- a CDS encoding B12-binding domain-containing radical SAM protein has product MRIKMILPALTEALSPHWRPIKYSLFPPLGLATIASFCPDDAEIELQDEHVQPLTLDDDPDLVVIQVYITSAFRAYELADHYRARGAYVCLGGLHVTALPEEAAQHADTIFLGPGEDTWPQFWADWHSGTVQSLYRSTVRSLLGVPPIRRDLIQRDRYLVPNSIVVSRGCPHHCDFCYKDAFYQGGKSFYTQAVDEALAEIERLPGRHLFFLDDHLFGNAQFAAALFEGMRGMNRVWQAAGTVHAILQPGLLEKAVESGLRSLFVGFETLNEANLRAQHKYHNLNRDYTAAIRRLHEFGVMINGSFVYGMDEDDPSVGDRTVEWAVQQGIETATFHILTPYPGTALYDRMAAQSRLLHHHWPDYDTRHVVFQPAQIDAAELEALYWRSYQQFYRWSAIFQGAWQKPTWEHRARHLAYAGGWKKFEPLWDMIIRAEQVAKVRPMLERILGGLPEVRSPFPHRQPQPIPQE; this is encoded by the coding sequence ATGCGTATCAAGATGATTCTTCCGGCGCTCACCGAAGCCCTCAGCCCCCATTGGCGGCCCATCAAGTATTCCCTCTTTCCGCCCTTGGGATTAGCGACGATCGCATCCTTCTGCCCCGACGATGCCGAGATCGAGCTTCAAGATGAACATGTTCAACCCTTGACCCTGGATGATGACCCGGATTTGGTGGTGATTCAGGTTTATATCACGTCTGCGTTTCGGGCCTATGAATTGGCGGATCACTACCGGGCGCGGGGGGCCTATGTCTGCCTGGGCGGCCTCCATGTGACGGCCTTACCGGAGGAAGCCGCCCAGCACGCTGATACGATTTTCCTCGGCCCCGGTGAGGATACCTGGCCGCAGTTTTGGGCGGATTGGCACAGCGGGACAGTTCAATCGCTGTATCGTTCAACGGTGCGATCGCTCCTCGGTGTTCCCCCCATTCGCCGCGACCTGATTCAGCGCGATCGCTATCTCGTACCCAATTCCATCGTGGTTTCGCGGGGCTGTCCCCACCATTGCGACTTTTGTTATAAAGATGCGTTCTATCAGGGGGGCAAATCTTTCTACACCCAAGCCGTGGACGAAGCCTTGGCCGAAATTGAGCGACTCCCAGGCCGTCATCTCTTTTTCTTAGATGATCATCTCTTTGGCAATGCGCAATTTGCAGCGGCATTATTTGAGGGGATGCGGGGGATGAATCGGGTCTGGCAAGCGGCGGGAACCGTTCACGCCATTTTGCAACCCGGTTTATTGGAAAAAGCCGTGGAAAGCGGGTTGCGGAGTTTATTTGTGGGCTTTGAAACTCTCAACGAAGCAAACCTCCGCGCCCAGCATAAATATCACAACCTCAACCGGGACTACACCGCCGCGATTCGTCGCCTCCATGAGTTTGGCGTGATGATTAACGGTAGTTTTGTCTATGGCATGGATGAGGATGATCCGTCCGTGGGCGATCGCACCGTGGAATGGGCGGTTCAACAGGGCATCGAAACCGCCACGTTTCACATTCTCACCCCTTACCCCGGCACGGCCCTTTATGATCGCATGGCCGCCCAAAGCCGCCTCCTCCATCACCATTGGCCCGACTACGACACCCGCCATGTGGTCTTCCAACCGGCCCAAATCGACGCGGCGGAACTGGAGGCGTTGTATTGGCGATCGTATCAGCAGTTTTACCGCTGGTCGGCGATTTTCCAAGGGGCTTGGCAAAAACCCACCTGGGAACATCGCGCCCGCCATCTAGCCTATGCCGGGGGTTGGAAGAAGTTCGAGCCGCTGTGGGACATGATTATTCGCGCTGAACAGGTGGCGAAGGTGCGCCCGATGTTGGAGCGAATTTTAGGCGGCTTGCCGGAGGTGCGATCGCCCTTCCCCCATCGTCAACCCCAACCCATCCCCCAAGAATAA
- a CDS encoding transglutaminase family protein, which yields MRYHIRHKTTYRYSDRIILKPHLIRLYPQGDARQRLEQWELQVTPEPVGRSQFTDLDGNTLTKVWFHDPTPTLTITATMTVETLQSNPFNYLLDAWATALPWDYPHSLAAQLTPYLRPVQASFDPGAIALAQDLHSDSQGNTLDFLNRLNQMLYTDWDYIYRASGAPWLPGVTLRRRQGSCRDWAVLFMEVCRSLGIPARFVSGYQEGDRDQSDRDLHAWIEVYLPGAGWHGYDPTQGLLVSDRHIPLCASADPQFTAPITGQITPSRLPPPQPVTTTMESAIALEWLTNSESE from the coding sequence ATGCGCTACCACATCCGCCACAAAACCACCTACCGCTACAGCGATCGCATCATCCTCAAGCCCCATCTGATCCGCCTCTATCCCCAGGGGGACGCGAGACAACGGCTAGAGCAGTGGGAATTGCAAGTCACGCCGGAACCCGTGGGGCGATCGCAATTCACCGACCTCGACGGCAATACCCTCACCAAAGTTTGGTTTCACGACCCTACGCCCACCCTGACGATCACGGCAACAATGACCGTCGAAACTCTGCAATCCAACCCCTTTAACTACCTCCTCGATGCTTGGGCGACGGCCCTGCCGTGGGACTATCCCCACAGCCTCGCCGCCCAACTCACCCCCTACCTCCGTCCGGTGCAAGCGAGTTTCGATCCGGGTGCGATCGCCCTTGCTCAAGACCTCCACAGCGACAGCCAGGGCAATACCCTCGACTTCCTCAACCGCCTCAACCAAATGCTTTACACCGATTGGGACTATATCTATCGGGCAAGCGGTGCGCCCTGGTTGCCGGGGGTGACGCTGCGCCGCCGTCAGGGGTCTTGTCGAGATTGGGCGGTGCTGTTTATGGAGGTGTGCCGCAGTTTGGGAATTCCGGCACGGTTTGTGAGTGGCTATCAGGAGGGCGATCGCGACCAAAGCGATCGCGACCTCCACGCCTGGATTGAGGTCTATCTCCCCGGTGCAGGCTGGCATGGCTATGATCCCACCCAGGGGTTACTCGTGAGCGATCGCCATATCCCCCTCTGCGCCAGTGCTGACCCCCAATTCACCGCCCCGATCACCGGCCAAATCACCCCCAGCCGACTCCCGCCACCCCAACCCGTGACGACGACGATGGAAAGTGCGATCGCGCTGGAGTGGCTCACTAATTCCGAATCTGAATGA
- a CDS encoding GUN4 domain-containing protein, which translates to MNQSVSLTYRLAGNLPETTAVEIPQNPVGTSLTLTVQWQDQNGQVKTLLNAAAVSDYQQLAPDADYSQLPFDSLFRGQPNNGDRLYGIPASVHGLYLSLRPTRGQPQHMQVVHYLRSGEYVRSRLGPCLTENGDLDAAIESQLARLEERLQSKDWAAADRETRQLLAPGSPFNPVLPRPAVIRAVDQMWLTASNGRFGLSVQLRLWQEVLSKHSNHHEAAVNAWRDRIGWKLTAPRAEVDFISSDWLNESELTYSLQAPEGHLPWAGVSDAVVQSVAVPPPGEHCGSCTVDAMQLRNERFYHYIPQLMEQIDLSLD; encoded by the coding sequence TTGAACCAGAGCGTGAGTTTAACCTATCGATTGGCGGGCAACCTGCCGGAGACTACTGCGGTGGAAATTCCTCAAAACCCAGTTGGAACAAGCTTGACCCTAACGGTGCAGTGGCAAGACCAAAATGGCCAGGTTAAAACCTTGCTCAATGCTGCTGCGGTGAGTGATTATCAACAACTTGCCCCCGATGCCGACTACTCCCAACTGCCCTTTGACAGCTTGTTTAGGGGTCAGCCCAACAATGGCGATCGCCTTTACGGCATACCAGCTTCTGTGCATGGACTTTACCTCAGTTTGCGCCCGACTCGCGGCCAGCCTCAGCATATGCAGGTTGTCCACTATCTGCGCTCTGGTGAGTATGTGCGATCGAGGTTAGGCCCTTGTTTGACTGAGAATGGTGATCTTGATGCGGCCATTGAGTCACAGTTGGCACGGCTAGAAGAACGGCTCCAGTCCAAGGATTGGGCGGCTGCCGATCGCGAAACCCGCCAACTACTTGCGCCGGGCTCGCCGTTTAACCCGGTGTTGCCACGGCCAGCGGTGATTCGTGCCGTTGATCAGATGTGGTTAACGGCTAGTAACGGACGGTTTGGACTCAGTGTTCAACTGCGTCTTTGGCAAGAAGTGCTGTCCAAGCATTCTAATCATCACGAAGCGGCGGTCAATGCCTGGCGCGATCGCATCGGTTGGAAACTCACTGCTCCTCGTGCTGAGGTTGATTTCATCAGTAGCGATTGGCTGAATGAGTCGGAACTGACCTATTCCTTGCAGGCTCCGGAGGGACATCTACCCTGGGCTGGGGTGTCGGATGCGGTGGTGCAATCAGTTGCGGTTCCACCGCCTGGGGAACATTGTGGCAGTTGCACTGTTGATGCCATGCAGCTACGCAACGAACGCTTCTATCACTACATCCCTCAACTGATGGAACAGATTGATTTGTCCTTAGACTGA